The following are from one region of the Osmerus mordax isolate fOsmMor3 chromosome 1, fOsmMor3.pri, whole genome shotgun sequence genome:
- the rbl1 gene encoding LOW QUALITY PROTEIN: retinoblastoma-like protein 1 (The sequence of the model RefSeq protein was modified relative to this genomic sequence to represent the inferred CDS: deleted 1 base in 1 codon) produces the protein MRGDESDSDSGRMDESSVRTSLDALCQELNMDEETATEAMQNFAAIWNTYTLEGEVVHWLACALYAACRKNCTPTVGQGLMEGNCVSLTRILRTAKLSLLQFFSKMQKWLEMTSLPQDFRLRVGRLERNFEVSTVIFRKFEPIFMDMFQNPQGEPPRQPRSRKHRRQPCHVSDVFRFCWTLFVYTKGNFRMIGDDLVNSYHLLLCCLDLVFNNALLCSNSKDLINPLFRGLPGVCSESQAPGLQGGVMEAGPGMEPPSVMERLCELHDGLVMEAKGIREHYFKPYITRLYQRGILQGNEEQLTQLLDPPNFTDNNKSVNREYEEYVLTVGDFDERVFLGTDADEEIGTPRKTGPTPSPAHRQLSARKQVESNLQQHFDKTRSLAPSTPLTGRRYLKEKEQLVTPVSSATQSVSRLQSMVAGLRPAPSPALINICRSCSRDPLENIQTRIKTLGDTFKQHYTHDTHLLPGSHMDFAEKRLRLGEILYYKVLENVMLQETRRLHGKDMAVLLEQDMFHCSLLACCLEVVLFSYSSPRTFPWIISIFKLPAFYFFKVIEVFIRAEEGLSRDMVKHLNSVEEQVLESRAWTASSALWGALQADGNKVPTVEEVNFPGSFDTGCGSSGPAHLPLVALSPIVHPRIREFRSTLGSARKDVPPSPLSVHDRYSSPAAGSAKRRLFGDEPPPGPPGHLAPPAHSPLASTAKRLSFSPGAMLKIDSPTLLMSSPNSQTLTFPLQGLKTNGGGITLIQSGPITAQILLTASPSRPSPAPQPSATRPRRTGSLALFFRKVYHLASVRLRDLCVKLDISPELRGKIWTCFEHSLVHCSCLMRDRHLDQILLSAVYIISKITKEPHTFQDIMKCYRSQPQASSQVYRSVLLCRKEKPDEHMEVEPTTGVTEKANQENREECPSQSEEERGDLIQFYNTIYVLKMKSFALRYATLGNDTRMEAPPPLSPFPSVRAQPLSPRRVSQKHTLYVSPHKPPTAPPPSSAYTYRINGSPSKELSDINRMIRQGGGAQGGGAQGGVSQGCVAPPSRKRAFSMEGDYADASPSKRACDSSEDVLLRRLQDVVSERKHH, from the exons ATGCGGGGGGACGAGTCCGACTCGGATTCGGGGAGAATGGACGAAAGTTCCGTCCGAACCAGTTTGGACGCGCTCTGCCAGGAACTTAATATGGACGAGGAGACCGCTACTGAAGCCATGCAAAACTTCGCAGCCATATGGAATACATACACCCTGGAG ggaGAGGTGGTCCACTGGCTGGCATGTGCGCTGTATGCAGCCTGCAGGAAGAACTGCACTCCCACTGTGGGGCAGGGCCTGATGGAGGGGaactgtgtgtctctcacccGCATCCTCCGGACCGCCAAACTCAG TCTGCTGCAGTTCTTCAGTAAGATGCAGAAATGGCTGGAGATGACCAGCCTGCCTCAGGACTTCAGGCTGCGCGTAGGCCGGCTGGAGCGCAACTTCGAGGTTTCCACGGTGATCTTCAGGAAGTTTGAGCCCATCTTCATGGACATGTTCCAGAACCCCCAGGGAGAGCCCCCACGCCAGCCCCGCAGCAGGAAACACAG ACGGCAGCCGTGTCATGTGAGTGACGTGTTTCGCTTCTGCTGGACTCTGTTCGTCTACACGAAAg ggaactTCAGGATGATAGGTGATGACCTGGTGAACTCATATCAtctgctgctctgctgtctGGACCTGGTGTTCAACaacgctctgctctgctccaacAGCAAAGACCTCATCAACCCTCtcttcagag ggctgCCGGGCGTGTGCAGCGAGAGTCAGGCCCCAGGCTTGCAGGGGGGCGTGATGGAGGCTGGTCCTGGGATGGAGCCTCCCAGCGTGATGGAGCGGCTGTGTGAGTTACATGACGGGCTCGTGATGGAAGCCAAGGGGATCCGGGAACATTACTTCAAACCCTACATCACACGGCTGTaccagagaggg ATCCTGCAGGGGAACGAGGAACAGCTGACCCAGCTGCTGGATCCACCCAACTTCACAGACAACAA taagTCGGTGAATAGGGAGTATGAGGAGTACGTATTGACTGTGGGGGACTTTGACGAGCGAGTGTTTCTGGGCACCGACGCCGATGAAGAAATCGGAACCCCTCGCAAGACcggccccacccccagccccgcccacaGACAGCTGTCTGCTCGCAAGCAGGTGGAGAGCAACCTGCAGCAGCACTTTGACAAG ACCCGCTCTCTGGCGCCCTCTACCCCCCTGACGGGGCGGCGCTACCTGAAAGAGAAGGAGCAGCTGGTGACGCCCGTGTCCTCAGCCACGCAGAGTgtcagcaggctgcagagcatGGTGGCCGGCCTGCGGCCCGCGCCCAGCCCCGCCCTCATCAACATATGCAG gtcctGCTCCAGAGACCCTCTAGAGAACATCCAGACCAGAATAAAGACGCTCGGAGACACCTTCAAACAGCactacacacacgacacacacctgctgcctgGATCCCACatgg ACTTTGCGGAGAAGCGTCTGCGTCTGGGGGAGATCCTGTACTACAAGGTCCTGGAGAACGTCATGCTGCAGGAGACGCGCAGGCTCCACGGCAAGGACATGGCT gttcTGCTGGAGCAGGACATGTTCCACTGTTCTCTGCTGGCCTGCTGCCTGGAGGTGGTGCTGTTCTCCTACAGCTCCCCCAGAACCTTCCCCTGGATCATCAGCATCTTCAAGCTGCCTGCTTTCTACTTcttcaag gtgaTTGAGGTGTTCATCAGGGCGGAGGAAGGTCTGTCCAGGGACATGGTGAAGCATCTGAActctgtggaggagcaggtgctggAGAGCAGAGCCTggaccgcctcctccgccctctgGGGGGCGCTGCAGGCCGACGGCAACAAGGTCCCTACCgtggaggag gtaaaCTTCCCGGGCAGCTTTGACACGGGCTGCGGCAGTTCTGGCCCCGCCCACCTGCCCCTGGTCGCCCTGTCCCCCATCGTCCACCCTCGCATACGAGAGTTCCGCTCCACCCTGGGCAGCGCccgcaaag acgtccccccctcccctctctccgtccatgACCGCTACAGCTCGCCTGCGGCCGGCAGCGCAAAGAGACGGCTGTTTGGGGACGAGCCcccccctgggcccccgggGCACCTGGCCCCCCCTGCCCACAGCCCCCTGGCCTCCACTGCTAAGAGGCTGAGCTTCAGCCCCGGGGCCATGCTGAAGATAGACAGCCCCACCCTGCTCATGTCCTCTCCCAACAGCCAGACGCTCACCTTCCCCCTGCAAG GTTTAAAGACCAACGGAGGTGGAATCACACTGATCCAGTCTGGCCCAATCACGGCTCAGATCCTGCTGACCGCCTCCCCCAGCCGCCCaagccctgccccccagccgaGCGCTACGCGTCCAAGACGCACCGGGTCCCTAGCGCTGTTCTtcaggaag GTGTACCACCTGGCCAGTGTGCGTCTGAGAGACCTGTGTGTGAAGCTGGACATCTCCCCGGAGCTGAGGGGGAAGATCTGGACCTGCTTCGAGCACTCCCTGGTCCACTGCTCCTGCCTCATGAGGGACCGACACCTGgaccagatcctgctctccgCCGTCTACATCATCTCCAAG atcACCAAAGAGCCTCACACCTTCCAGGATATCATGAAGTGCTACCGTAGCCAACCACAGGCCAGCAGTCAG gtgTATCGTAGTGTACTGCTTTGTCGCAAAGAGAAACCTGACGAGCACATGGAAGTGGAACCCACGacaggag TCACAGAGAAAGCCAATCAGGAGAACCGAGAGGAGtgtcccagccaatcagaggaggaGCGTGGTGACCTCATCCAGTTCTATAACACCATCTACGTTCTGAAGATGAAGAGCTTCGCCCTGCGCTACGCCACACTTGGCAACGACACCAGG AtggaggcccctccccctctgtctccgtTCCCGTCTGTGCgagcccagcccctctccccccgccgGGTCTCCCAGAAGCACACCCTCTACGTCTCCCCCCACAAGCct cccactgccccccccccctcctccgcctacACCTACCGCATCAATGGCAGTCCCTCCAAG GAGCTGAGTGACATTAACAGGATGATCCGTCAGGGGGGCGGGGCCCAGGGGGGCGGAGCCCAGGGGGGCGTGTCCCAGGGGTGTGTGGCCCCGCCCAGCAGGAAGAGGGCGTTCTCTATGGAAGGCGACTACGCGGACGCGTCCCCCTCCAAGCGAGCGTGTGACAGCAGCGAGGACGTGTTGCTACGACGACTGCAGGACGTGGTGTCTGAGAGGAAGCACcactga